The following is a genomic window from Burkholderia cepacia ATCC 25416.
ACGGCCGACCTGTTTCCGCGCTTCACGCTGTCGGGCCTGCTCGGCAGCGCGACGAGCAGCTACGGGTTCTTCCGTGCGGGCAGCGATACGAACCTGATCGCGCTCGGCATCGACTGGTCGTTCCTCGACGTCGGCCGCGTGCGCGCACGGATCGCCGCGAGCGATGCGGAAGCGGCCGGGCAGCTCGCGCAATACCGGCAGACCGTGCTCGGGGCGCTGGAGGAAACGGAGAACGCGCTGCTGCGTGCGGCACGCACGCGTGACGAGACGGACCATCTCGTGCGGGCCGCGACCGACAGCGCGCGTGCCGCGCAACTGGCGCAGACGCGTTTTTCGGCGGGCGCGATCGACTACTACGAAGTGCTCGACGCGCAACGCACGCTGCTGCAGGCGCAGGATGCGGCGGCCGACGGGCGGATGCGCAGTGCGGCGTCGACGGTCGCGCTGTACAAGGCGCTTGCGGGCGGCTGGCCGTCGGGAACGGGGCAGGGGCTGCAAGGCCCGCTCGCGCAGTCGGGGCAGTAGCGCGGGCAAGGCGGCGCGGCAGGCCGGCGCAATCCTGCCTGCCGCGCGCCGCGTGACTACACGCTGGCCGGATCGATCTTGTCGATGTCGATGCCGTAGCGCCGGATGGCTTCGCCGACGCGCGCACGCGGGATCGCGCCGTCGTCGGCGAGCGCCTTCAGCGCCGCGACCACGATGAAGTGCCGGTCGACCTCGAAGAACGTGCGCAGCGCGTCGCGCGTATCCGAGCGGCCGAAGCCGTCGGTGCCGAGCGACACGAAGCGCCGGCCGTCGACGAACGCACGGATCTGGTCGCCGACGATCTTCATGTAATCGGTCGCGACGACCACCGGCCCCGTGCGGCCGTCGAGGCATTGCTGCACGTACGGCACGCGCGGCGCCTCGTCGGGATGCAGCAGGTTCCAGCGTTCGGCGGCCAGCCCGTCGCGGCGCAGCTCGTTCAGGCTCGTCGCGCTCCACACGTCGCTCGACACGCCGAAGTCCTGCGCGAGCAGGTCGCTCGCGGCGATCACTTCCCGCAGGATCGCGCCGCTGCCCATCAACTGCACGTGCGGCACGTCGGCCGCGTGCGACGTGCCTTCGCGCAGCAGGTAGAGGCCCTTGAGAATGCCGGTCTCCGCGCCGTCGGGCAGCGCCGGATGCGGGTAGTTCTCGTTGAGCAGCGTGATGTAGTAGTAGACGTCCTCCTGTTCCGCGAACATCCGCCGCAGGCCGTCGCGCACGATCACCGCGAGTTCGTACGCGTAGGTCGGGTCGTACGACACGCAGTTCGGAATCACCGACGACAGCACGTGGCTGTGCCCGTCGTCGTGCTGCAGCCCTTCGCCCATCAGCGTCGTGCGGCCCGACGTCGCGCCGAGTAGGAAGCCGCGCGTACGCGCGTCGCCGGCCGCCCACGCGAGATCGCCGACCCGCTGCAGCCCGAACATCGAATAGAAGATGTAGAACGGGATCGCCGGCAGGCCGTGGTTGCTGTAGGCGGTACCGGCCGCGATCCACGACGCGATCGCGCCCGATTCGTTGATCCCTTCCTGCAGGATCTGCCCGTCCTTCGCTTCCCGGTAGTAGCTGAGCTGGCCCGCGTCCTGCGGCGTGTAGAGCTGGCCGAGATGCGAGTGGATGCCGATCTGGCGGAACAGCCCCTCCATCCCGAACGTGCGGGATTCGTCCGGCACGATCGGGACGACCAGCTTGCCGAGCGCCGGGTCCTTCAGCAGCGTGCCGAGGATGCGCACGAACGCCATCGTCGTGGACAGCGCGCGTTCGCCGCTGTCCCTGAGCTGCGCGTCGAAGGCGGCGAGCGGCGGCACCGGCAGCGGCGCCACGTCGCTGAAGCGGGCGGGCACGTGGCCGCCGAGCGCGGCGCGGCGTTCCGCGAAGTAGCGTGCCTCGGCGCTGCCGGGTTCGGGTTTCAGGTAAGGCAGGTCGTCGAGTTGCGCGTCGCTGACCGGCAGCGCGAAGCGGTCGCGGAACGCGCGTACGGCATCCGCGCTCATCTTCTTCAACTGGTGGTTCACGTTCTGGCCTTCGCCGGCTTCGCCCATTCCGTAGCCCTTGACCGTCTTCGCGAGGACGACGGTCGGCCGCCCGTCCGCATGCATCGCCTGCGTATAGGCCGCATGCACCTTTTCCGGATCGTGGCCGCCGCGCGCGAGTTTCCAGATGTCGTCGTCGGACAGGTCGGCGACGAGCTCGAGCAGTTCGGGATACTTGCCGAAGAAATGCTCGCGCACGTACGCGCCGCTCTGCGACTTGAAGGTCTGGTAGTCGCCGTCGACGCATTCCATCATGCGCTGACGCAGCAGGCCCGTTGTGTCGCGTTCGAGCAGGCGATCCCAGCCGCCGCCCCAGATCACCTTCACGACGTTCCAGCCCGCCGCGCGGAACGTGCCTTCGAGTTCCTGGATGACCTTGCCGTTGCCGCGCACCGGGCCGTCGAGACGCTGCAGGTTGCAGTTGACGACGAAGATCAGGTTGTCGAGCCGTTCGCGCCCGGCGAGCGAGATCGCGGCGAGCGATTCGGGCTGGTCCATTTCGCCGTCGCCGAGAAATGCCCAGACCTTGCGGCCCTGGTGCGCTTTCAGCCCGCGATATTCGAGGTAGCGCATGAAGCGCGCCTGATACGCGGCCGTGAGCGGCCCGAGCCCCATCGACACGGTGGGGAATTGCCAGAAATCCGGCATCAGCCGCGGATGCGGATACGACGACAGCCCGTCGCGTCCCGCTTCGCGGCCGGTCTCGCGGCGGAAGTTGTCGAGTTGCGCGTCCGTGATGCGGCCTTCCAGGTACGCGCGGCCATAGATGCCGGGCGCCGAATGGCCCTGGATGTAGACCATGTCGCCGTCGAAAGTATCGGTGCGGCCGCGGAAGAAGTGATCGAAACCGACG
Proteins encoded in this region:
- the aceE gene encoding pyruvate dehydrogenase (acetyl-transferring), homodimeric type, producing the protein MTAPLALPDIDPQETREWLDALESVIALEGRPRAHYLIDRLSDLDAARHGDLHGRVTTAYVNTVPRERQPAYPGDLALERRLNAMIRWNAMVMVLRAGRHSNVGGHIATYQSAAVLYDVGFDHFFRGRTDTFDGDMVYIQGHSAPGIYGRAYLEGRITDAQLDNFRRETGREAGRDGLSSYPHPRLMPDFWQFPTVSMGLGPLTAAYQARFMRYLEYRGLKAHQGRKVWAFLGDGEMDQPESLAAISLAGRERLDNLIFVVNCNLQRLDGPVRGNGKVIQELEGTFRAAGWNVVKVIWGGGWDRLLERDTTGLLRQRMMECVDGDYQTFKSQSGAYVREHFFGKYPELLELVADLSDDDIWKLARGGHDPEKVHAAYTQAMHADGRPTVVLAKTVKGYGMGEAGEGQNVNHQLKKMSADAVRAFRDRFALPVSDAQLDDLPYLKPEPGSAEARYFAERRAALGGHVPARFSDVAPLPVPPLAAFDAQLRDSGERALSTTMAFVRILGTLLKDPALGKLVVPIVPDESRTFGMEGLFRQIGIHSHLGQLYTPQDAGQLSYYREAKDGQILQEGINESGAIASWIAAGTAYSNHGLPAIPFYIFYSMFGLQRVGDLAWAAGDARTRGFLLGATSGRTTLMGEGLQHDDGHSHVLSSVIPNCVSYDPTYAYELAVIVRDGLRRMFAEQEDVYYYITLLNENYPHPALPDGAETGILKGLYLLREGTSHAADVPHVQLMGSGAILREVIAASDLLAQDFGVSSDVWSATSLNELRRDGLAAERWNLLHPDEAPRVPYVQQCLDGRTGPVVVATDYMKIVGDQIRAFVDGRRFVSLGTDGFGRSDTRDALRTFFEVDRHFIVVAALKALADDGAIPRARVGEAIRRYGIDIDKIDPASV